The proteins below are encoded in one region of uncultured Eubacteriales bacterium:
- the amyD gene encoding putative starch degradation products transport system permease protein AmyD (Evidence 3 : Function proposed based on presence of conserved amino acid motif, structural feature or limited homology): protein MEKAIRRYWPIFALPTLAAFLIGFIIPFAQGIYLSFCKFATVKNATWVGLSNYTKALSDATFTSAFWYTAAFTVVSTIAINVLAFAIALLLTRGIRGTNAFRTTFFMPNLIGGIVLGYIWQILLNGVLSILEKPLLALDSKAGFWGLVILICWQQIGYMMIIYIAGLQSIDDSLLEAARIDGATSSQILRRIKIPMVMPSVTICTFLTLTNGFKLFDQNLALTGGEPGHASELLALNIYYTFYGRSGPQWKGIGQAKSIIFFLLVVAISLVQLRLTRSKEVQS, encoded by the coding sequence ATGGAAAAGGCCATACGGCGCTATTGGCCCATCTTTGCGCTGCCCACGCTGGCGGCCTTTCTGATCGGCTTTATCATCCCATTCGCGCAGGGGATCTACCTCTCGTTCTGTAAATTCGCCACGGTGAAAAACGCCACCTGGGTGGGACTGAGCAACTATACCAAGGCGCTGAGCGACGCCACCTTCACCAGTGCGTTCTGGTATACCGCGGCCTTCACGGTGGTCTCCACCATCGCCATCAACGTACTGGCCTTTGCCATTGCCCTCCTCCTCACCAGGGGCATCCGGGGCACCAACGCCTTCCGCACCACCTTCTTCATGCCCAACCTGATCGGCGGTATTGTCCTGGGATATATCTGGCAGATTCTGCTCAACGGCGTGCTGAGCATCCTGGAAAAGCCCCTGCTTGCCCTGGACTCCAAGGCAGGCTTTTGGGGCCTTGTTATCCTCATATGCTGGCAGCAGATCGGCTATATGATGATCATCTACATCGCGGGGCTTCAGAGCATTGACGACTCCCTCCTGGAGGCCGCCCGGATCGACGGAGCCACCAGCAGCCAGATCCTGCGGCGCATCAAGATCCCCATGGTCATGCCCTCCGTCACCATCTGCACCTTCCTCACCCTGACGAACGGCTTTAAGCTCTTCGACCAGAACCTGGCCCTCACCGGGGGTGAACCGGGCCACGCCTCCGAACTGCTGGCCCTAAACATCTACTACACCTTCTATGGCCGCTCCGGCCCACAGTGGAAGGGCATCGGCCAGGCAAAGAGCATTATCTTCTTCCTGCTGGTGGTGGCCATCTCTCTGGTCCAGCTCCGGCTTACCCGCTCCAAGGAGGTGCAAAGCTGA
- a CDS encoding YheO-like protein, translated as MEASMLQFLFQLAKGIARQFGPNCEVVVHDLTSNDEDNSIVAIENGQVTGRKVGDGPSHVVLEALMNDRENVPDHLSYLTKTKDGKILKSSTIYIRDDDGRAIGVFAINYDITLMLAMEEQLRLFTAADVPNQEPERISRNVSDLLDELIDQSVALVGKPVALMSKEDKVKAIQFLNDTGAFLITKSGDKVCKFFGISKYTLYSYIDESKA; from the coding sequence ATGGAGGCGTCCATGCTGCAATTTTTGTTTCAACTGGCAAAGGGGATCGCCCGGCAGTTCGGTCCCAACTGCGAGGTAGTGGTCCATGACCTGACCTCCAACGACGAGGATAACTCCATCGTCGCCATCGAGAATGGGCAAGTCACCGGGCGCAAGGTGGGGGACGGCCCTAGCCACGTGGTGCTGGAGGCCCTGATGAACGACCGGGAAAACGTACCCGACCACTTGAGCTATCTGACTAAGACCAAGGACGGCAAGATCCTCAAGTCCTCCACCATATACATCCGAGACGACGACGGGAGGGCCATCGGTGTCTTCGCCATCAATTACGACATCACTCTCATGCTGGCTATGGAAGAGCAGCTGCGCCTCTTCACCGCCGCCGACGTACCCAATCAGGAGCCGGAGCGCATCTCCCGCAACGTATCCGACCTGCTGGACGAGCTTATCGACCAGAGCGTGGCCCTGGTCGGCAAGCCCGTGGCCCTCATGAGCAAGGAGGACAAGGTCAAGGCCATCCAGTTTCTCAACGACACGGGAGCCTTCCTTATCACCAAGTCGGGGGACAAGGTATGCAAGTTCTTTGGCATCTCTAAGTATACTCTGTACAGCTACATCGACGAGTCCAAGGCATAA
- a CDS encoding conserved membrane hypothetical protein (Evidence 4 : Homologs of previously reported genes of unknown function), whose product MFMKLFSFLLLAAFYAVYLGKMLAQRKKNIKTDQMARGNKARSVRNTELVMKLATYSVVCAEVLSIAFGLPLLRLPARVLGVVLALTGDIIFAVSVHTMRDSWRAGISTDDQTAIVTTGIYRYSRNPAFLGFDLLYCGVLLVFFNWPLLILSLFAAVMLHLQILQEEKFLPEAFGEEYIRYKNRVNRYLGRR is encoded by the coding sequence ATGTTTATGAAATTATTTTCGTTTCTGTTATTGGCGGCGTTTTATGCCGTCTACCTTGGGAAAATGCTTGCGCAGAGGAAAAAGAACATCAAAACAGACCAGATGGCGCGAGGCAACAAGGCCCGCTCTGTGAGGAACACCGAGCTGGTCATGAAACTCGCGACCTACAGCGTGGTCTGCGCGGAGGTGCTGAGCATCGCTTTTGGACTACCCCTGCTGCGGCTGCCGGCGAGGGTGCTCGGGGTGGTGCTGGCCCTGACGGGGGATATTATCTTCGCCGTGTCGGTCCATACCATGCGGGACAGCTGGCGCGCGGGGATATCCACTGATGACCAGACCGCCATTGTCACCACCGGAATATATCGGTATAGCCGCAATCCCGCCTTTTTAGGGTTCGACCTGCTCTACTGCGGCGTGCTGCTGGTGTTTTTCAACTGGCCGCTCCTCATCCTCTCACTGTTCGCGGCCGTGATGCTGCATTTACAGATCCTCCAGGAGGAAAAATTTCTTCCCGAGGCATTTGGAGAGGAATATATCAGATACAAAAACCGCGTGAACAGATACCTCGGCAGGAGGTGA
- a CDS encoding putative chlorohydrolase/aminohydrolase (Evidence 3 : Function proposed based on presence of conserved amino acid motif, structural feature or limited homology): MLLIGNGRLITRDPKLPYLESGAVVVDGEVIKEVGDYATLKAKYPQADFVDARGQVIMPGLINAHTHIYSGLARGLAINGNNPNDFLEILEGMWWNIDRHLGMDGTRASAYATVLDCIRDGVTTIFDHHASFAEIPGSLFAIKDVCQEVGIRANLCYEVSDRDGEEKALQSIKENADFAKWAKVRGDDMITAMFGGHALFTISDKTFERMVAANNGMTGYHIHVAEGMNDVYDSLRNYGCRPVNRLLNHGILGEKTMLGHCIHVNSAEMDIIKETGTSVVTNPESNMGNAVGVTPVLRLYEKGIPVALGTDAYTHDMLESLKVELIIQRHNACHPNVGWMETMDALFKTNPFVATKYIKKPLGILAPGAAADVIVMDYKPFTPFSEKNIDGHMLFGMMGKNCRTTIINGKVLYKDREFVNIDEDRINAWTMDQSKKLWGTLNNCTY; the protein is encoded by the coding sequence ATGCTTCTCATTGGCAACGGCAGACTCATCACCCGGGACCCCAAGCTCCCCTACCTGGAGAGCGGCGCCGTCGTGGTGGACGGCGAGGTCATCAAGGAGGTGGGCGACTACGCTACCCTTAAGGCCAAGTACCCCCAGGCCGACTTTGTGGACGCGCGGGGCCAGGTCATCATGCCCGGCCTCATCAACGCTCACACCCACATATACTCCGGCCTTGCCCGCGGCCTTGCCATCAACGGCAACAACCCCAACGACTTCCTGGAGATCCTGGAGGGCATGTGGTGGAACATCGACCGCCACCTGGGCATGGACGGCACCCGCGCCAGCGCCTATGCCACCGTGCTCGACTGCATCCGGGACGGCGTGACCACCATCTTCGACCACCATGCCTCGTTCGCCGAGATCCCCGGCTCTCTCTTCGCCATCAAGGACGTGTGCCAGGAGGTGGGCATCCGTGCTAACCTCTGCTACGAGGTCTCCGACCGCGACGGCGAGGAGAAGGCCCTCCAGTCCATCAAGGAGAACGCCGACTTCGCCAAGTGGGCCAAGGTGCGCGGTGACGACATGATTACCGCAATGTTCGGCGGACATGCACTCTTCACCATCAGCGACAAGACCTTTGAGCGCATGGTGGCGGCCAATAACGGCATGACCGGCTACCACATCCACGTGGCTGAGGGCATGAATGACGTGTACGACTCCCTGCGCAACTACGGCTGCCGCCCTGTGAACCGCCTGTTAAACCACGGCATCCTGGGTGAGAAGACCATGCTGGGTCACTGCATCCATGTCAACAGCGCCGAGATGGACATCATCAAGGAAACCGGCACCAGCGTGGTCACTAACCCCGAGAGCAACATGGGCAACGCTGTGGGCGTGACCCCTGTGCTAAGGCTCTACGAGAAGGGTATCCCCGTGGCCCTGGGCACCGACGCCTACACCCACGACATGCTTGAAAGCCTGAAGGTAGAGCTCATTATCCAGAGGCACAATGCCTGCCACCCCAACGTGGGCTGGATGGAGACCATGGACGCCCTCTTCAAGACCAATCCCTTCGTCGCCACCAAGTATATCAAAAAGCCCCTGGGTATCCTGGCCCCTGGCGCCGCCGCCGACGTGATCGTGATGGACTACAAGCCCTTCACCCCCTTCTCCGAGAAGAATATCGACGGCCATATGCTCTTTGGCATGATGGGCAAGAACTGCCGTACCACCATCATCAACGGCAAGGTCCTCTACAAGGACCGGGAGTTCGTGAACATTGACGAGGACCGCATCAACGCGTGGACTATGGATCAGTCGAAGAAACTGTGGGGCACGCTCAATAACTGCACCTATTAA
- a CDS encoding HTH-type transcriptional regulator MalR has translation MTIKDIARLSGYAVGTVSRALNGSPNVSPEAREKIMAVVEEHHFRLNNNAKHLKQQSASGIAVVVKGTQNMLFATLVERIQELTRAKGYACLIYYIDEDDDELEQAMQVSRDRKPLGIVFLGSNQSYFREHFPLIDQPCVLVSNSAAELDFSNLSSVCTDDESAAATAVDSLLDLGHTQIAILGGRMCSSDAASARYQGCLRSFETHGVPFDEARQHEMARFTMKGGYAAMERLLDKMKSLTAVFCMSDVQAVGAIRALHDRGLRVPEDISVVGFDGIELGSYLTPKLTTVEQDTLRMADRAMEVLFERIAGDAPAVHEFTPFTLRVGESARRL, from the coding sequence ATGACGATCAAGGATATTGCCCGGCTGTCGGGCTACGCGGTGGGCACGGTCTCCCGGGCGCTTAACGGCAGCCCCAACGTGTCCCCCGAGGCGAGGGAAAAGATCATGGCGGTGGTGGAAGAGCACCACTTCCGTCTCAATAACAACGCAAAGCACCTCAAGCAGCAATCCGCCAGCGGCATCGCCGTAGTGGTCAAGGGTACGCAGAATATGCTCTTCGCCACGCTGGTGGAACGCATCCAGGAGTTGACCCGGGCCAAGGGCTACGCTTGCCTCATCTACTACATCGATGAGGACGACGACGAGCTGGAGCAGGCCATGCAGGTCAGCCGGGACCGCAAACCCCTGGGCATTGTCTTTCTGGGCAGCAATCAGAGCTATTTTCGGGAACACTTTCCCCTCATCGACCAGCCCTGCGTTCTGGTGTCCAACAGCGCCGCAGAATTGGACTTTTCCAACCTCTCCAGTGTGTGCACCGACGACGAATCAGCCGCCGCCACGGCGGTGGATTCCCTTCTGGACTTAGGGCACACCCAGATCGCCATCCTGGGTGGCCGGATGTGTTCCTCCGACGCGGCCTCGGCCCGGTATCAAGGCTGCCTCCGCTCCTTCGAAACCCATGGCGTCCCCTTTGATGAGGCCCGCCAGCACGAGATGGCCCGCTTTACCATGAAGGGCGGGTATGCCGCCATGGAGCGCCTTTTGGACAAGATGAAAAGCCTCACCGCCGTCTTCTGTATGTCCGACGTGCAGGCGGTGGGGGCCATTCGTGCCCTCCACGACCGGGGGCTCCGGGTTCCGGAGGATATCTCAGTGGTCGGGTTCGACGGCATTGAGCTGGGAAGCTACCTCACCCCCAAGCTCACCACCGTGGAACAGGACACCCTTCGCATGGCTGACCGTGCCATGGAGGTCCTTTTTGAGCGCATCGCGGGGGACGCACCGGCGGTACACGAGTTTACCCCTTTCACCCTCCGGGTGGGTGAGAGTGCCCGGCGCTTGTAG
- the malQ gene encoding 4-alpha-glucanotransferase yields the protein MRTSGVLMHLTSLPSPHGIGAMGTAARKFVDFLADAGQTYWQLLPICPTSFGDSPYQTFSTFAGNPYLIDLDELSNQGLLEREEYEGLNWGDDPASVDYGLLYRTRYPVLRVACSRFLQRPTEEYAAFCGENSFWLEDYAFFMALKESHGGAPWQDWEAPLRNRSDPALFQRTREALASDIDFWKAVQFLFFRQWRALKSYANDKGISIIGDLPIYVSGDSVDVWASPEQFQLDERLLPTEVAGCPPDGFSADGQLWGNPLFRWDYMEKSGFSWWVRRIGYQCRIYDVLRIDHFRGFDSYYAIPFGSTTAQNGVWREGPGMKLFRAVEAAIGKQAIIAEDLGFLTPSVRQLLADSGFPGMKVLEFAFDSRDGSGSDYLPHNFVRHCVAYTGTHDNETVLGWMDSAPAADVAYAREYLRVSAAEGANWTMMRSIWASVADTAVTQMQDLLDLGSEARMNEPSTVGKNWKWRALPGFDSPQLAARLRHETEVYCRISQH from the coding sequence ATGAGAACCAGTGGTGTCTTGATGCACCTGACCAGCCTTCCATCTCCCCACGGCATTGGCGCCATGGGGACGGCAGCCCGTAAATTTGTAGACTTCCTGGCTGACGCCGGGCAGACCTATTGGCAACTCCTCCCCATCTGCCCTACCAGTTTTGGTGATTCTCCATATCAGACCTTCTCCACGTTTGCGGGCAACCCCTATCTGATCGACCTAGACGAGCTGTCCAACCAGGGCCTGCTGGAGCGCGAGGAGTACGAGGGTCTCAACTGGGGAGACGACCCTGCCAGCGTGGACTACGGCCTCCTCTACCGCACCCGCTATCCCGTGCTACGCGTCGCCTGTTCCCGCTTTCTGCAGCGGCCCACAGAGGAATACGCCGCCTTCTGCGGGGAAAATTCCTTCTGGCTGGAGGACTACGCTTTCTTCATGGCCCTCAAGGAGTCCCATGGCGGCGCGCCCTGGCAGGACTGGGAAGCGCCCCTGCGCAACCGCAGCGATCCGGCCCTCTTTCAGCGGACACGGGAGGCGTTAGCGTCAGACATTGACTTTTGGAAGGCCGTTCAGTTTCTCTTCTTCCGCCAGTGGCGCGCCCTCAAGTCTTATGCAAACGACAAGGGCATCTCTATCATCGGGGACCTGCCCATCTACGTCTCAGGAGACAGTGTGGACGTATGGGCCAGCCCTGAGCAGTTCCAGCTGGACGAACGTCTTCTCCCCACCGAGGTGGCGGGCTGCCCGCCCGACGGTTTCTCAGCGGACGGCCAGCTGTGGGGCAACCCTCTCTTTCGCTGGGACTATATGGAGAAGAGCGGTTTCTCCTGGTGGGTGCGCCGTATCGGGTATCAGTGCAGAATTTACGACGTACTGCGCATCGACCATTTCCGCGGCTTTGACTCCTATTATGCCATCCCCTTTGGCTCCACCACAGCCCAGAACGGCGTGTGGCGGGAAGGGCCGGGGATGAAACTCTTCCGCGCGGTAGAGGCGGCCATCGGCAAGCAGGCGATCATTGCCGAGGACCTGGGTTTTCTCACTCCGTCGGTGCGCCAATTGCTGGCCGACTCCGGCTTTCCCGGTATGAAGGTGCTGGAGTTTGCCTTCGACAGCCGGGACGGCAGCGGCTCGGATTATCTGCCCCACAATTTTGTCCGGCACTGTGTCGCCTACACCGGCACCCACGACAATGAGACCGTTCTGGGCTGGATGGACTCCGCCCCCGCCGCCGACGTGGCCTATGCCAGGGAGTACCTTCGTGTCAGCGCCGCCGAGGGGGCCAACTGGACCATGATGCGGAGCATCTGGGCCAGCGTGGCGGACACCGCCGTGACCCAAATGCAGGACCTGCTGGACCTGGGCAGCGAAGCGAGGATGAACGAGCCCTCCACCGTGGGCAAAAATTGGAAATGGCGCGCGCTGCCGGGGTTTGACAGTCCCCAATTGGCTGCTAGGCTCCGGCACGAGACGGAGGTCTATTGCCGCATCTCCCAGCATTAA
- a CDS encoding conserved membrane hypothetical protein (Evidence 4 : Homologs of previously reported genes of unknown function), which produces MTKRKSRSNLAWTVIMTVVCILYMYPIFMILMNSLKRETAITTSGAFQLPSSDTFAGLSNYADAVNAKGFLQSFGYTLFITVSSVALILICCSMLAWYITRVQNIITKGIYYLCVFSMVVPFQMVMFTLSSMSDTLKLNTPWNICVIYLGFGAGLAVFMFSGFMKTIPIEVEEASMIDGCNPIQTYFRVVFPMLKPTLISVGILEAMWVWNDYLLPTLVLDLNKYKTISMLIQYFRGSYGRVEMGPMMACIMLTVFPIVVVYLFCQKYIIKGVVAGAVKG; this is translated from the coding sequence ATGACAAAGAGAAAAAGCCGCTCCAATCTGGCCTGGACCGTCATCATGACGGTGGTTTGCATCCTCTACATGTACCCCATCTTCATGATTTTAATGAACTCCCTAAAGAGGGAGACCGCCATTACCACCTCAGGCGCTTTCCAGCTCCCATCATCAGACACCTTCGCGGGTCTCTCCAACTACGCCGACGCGGTGAACGCCAAGGGCTTCCTCCAGAGCTTTGGGTATACTTTGTTCATCACGGTGTCCTCGGTGGCCCTCATTCTCATCTGCTGCTCCATGCTGGCCTGGTACATCACCCGGGTCCAAAACATCATCACAAAGGGTATCTACTATCTATGCGTCTTTTCCATGGTGGTACCCTTCCAGATGGTGATGTTCACCCTCTCCTCTATGTCGGACACTCTAAAGCTTAACACGCCCTGGAACATCTGCGTCATCTACCTGGGTTTCGGCGCGGGGCTTGCCGTGTTCATGTTCTCGGGCTTTATGAAGACCATCCCCATTGAAGTGGAGGAGGCCAGCATGATCGATGGCTGCAATCCCATCCAGACCTATTTCCGTGTTGTCTTCCCCATGCTCAAGCCCACACTCATCTCGGTGGGTATTTTGGAGGCCATGTGGGTCTGGAATGACTACCTCCTGCCCACTTTGGTGCTGGATCTCAACAAATACAAGACCATCTCCATGCTCATTCAGTACTTCCGCGGCAGCTATGGCCGGGTGGAGATGGGCCCCATGATGGCCTGTATCATGCTGACGGTCTTCCCCATCGTGGTGGTATACCTCTTCTGCCAGAAGTATATTATTAAGGGCGTAGTCGCCGGAGCGGTCAAAGGATAG
- a CDS encoding conserved exported hypothetical protein (Evidence 4 : Homologs of previously reported genes of unknown function), protein MKKRLLALALSGAMMATLLAGCGGTGGTTSPSPSGSASPSASPSASEPAKATGSVYYLNFKPEQDEQWQALAAAYAAETGVSVKVVTAASGTYETTLMAEMGKSAAPTLFQVNGPVGLNSWKDYCYDLSGSKLYGELTSEDFALKDGDKVAGIAYVIESYGLITNKTLLQKAGYTIDDIKSFADLKKVAEDITARKGELGFSAFSSAGMDSSSDWRFKTHLANLPLYFEYQTEGMTPGTIKGTYLDNYKNIWDLYINNSTASPKELSAKTGDDSRNEFLAGEAVFFQNGSWEYGNLTGDGKFSDDDLAMIPIYIGVGDEANQGLCTGTENYWCVNSEAKEEDIQATLDFLYWCVTSETGTQAMGNDMGFVIPFKKAVDSPNLFVKQDRAYTDAGKTPVSWNFPTMPSEEWKNGVGSALTAYAAGTGDWNGVVTAFVDGWATEYALANG, encoded by the coding sequence ATGAAGAAAAGACTGCTTGCTCTTGCTCTCTCCGGTGCGATGATGGCCACCCTGCTGGCCGGCTGCGGCGGCACTGGCGGTACCACCTCCCCCTCTCCCTCCGGCAGCGCGTCCCCCTCCGCCTCCCCCTCTGCCAGCGAGCCCGCGAAGGCCACCGGCTCGGTCTATTACCTCAACTTCAAGCCCGAACAGGATGAGCAGTGGCAGGCCCTGGCTGCCGCCTACGCCGCCGAGACCGGCGTGAGCGTGAAGGTGGTCACCGCTGCCTCCGGCACCTACGAGACCACCCTGATGGCCGAGATGGGCAAGAGTGCCGCGCCCACCCTCTTTCAGGTCAACGGCCCTGTGGGGCTCAACAGCTGGAAGGACTACTGCTACGATCTCTCCGGCTCTAAGCTCTACGGCGAGCTGACCAGCGAGGACTTCGCCCTGAAGGACGGCGACAAGGTGGCTGGCATTGCCTATGTCATTGAGTCCTATGGCCTCATCACCAATAAAACCCTACTACAGAAGGCGGGCTACACCATCGATGACATCAAGAGCTTTGCCGACCTGAAGAAGGTGGCTGAGGACATCACTGCCCGCAAGGGCGAGCTGGGTTTCTCCGCGTTCTCCTCCGCCGGTATGGACAGCTCCTCCGACTGGCGCTTTAAGACCCACCTCGCCAACCTCCCCCTCTACTTTGAGTACCAGACCGAGGGCATGACCCCCGGCACCATCAAGGGCACCTATCTCGACAACTACAAGAATATCTGGGATCTGTACATCAATAACTCCACCGCATCCCCCAAAGAGCTCTCCGCCAAGACCGGCGACGACTCCCGCAACGAATTCCTGGCGGGCGAGGCCGTGTTCTTCCAGAACGGTTCCTGGGAGTATGGCAACCTGACCGGCGACGGCAAATTCTCTGACGACGACCTGGCCATGATCCCCATCTACATCGGCGTCGGTGACGAGGCGAACCAGGGTCTTTGCACCGGCACCGAGAACTACTGGTGCGTCAACAGCGAGGCCAAGGAGGAAGACATCCAGGCTACCCTCGATTTCCTCTATTGGTGCGTCACCAGCGAGACCGGCACCCAGGCTATGGGCAACGACATGGGCTTTGTCATCCCCTTTAAGAAGGCCGTGGACTCCCCCAACCTGTTTGTCAAGCAGGACCGCGCCTACACCGATGCCGGCAAAACCCCCGTGTCCTGGAACTTCCCCACCATGCCCTCTGAGGAGTGGAAGAACGGCGTGGGCAGCGCCCTCACCGCATATGCCGCCGGCACCGGCGACTGGAATGGAGTGGTCACCGCGTTCGTGGACGGCTGGGCCACCGAATACGCTCTGGCAAACGGCTGA